One window of Methanobacterium alkalithermotolerans genomic DNA carries:
- a CDS encoding DUF5518 domain-containing protein, protein MVKWSAVIVGFILSLVFPGIMAQFSPDWGSFIGLLLAGFVVGIIVKGGAFNGFWNASVAGAFGGLLSAILITILGTVAAGLAGFAVGALSGLVLFIGALIQYMVSMGIGGAIGAAISN, encoded by the coding sequence ATGGTAAAATGGAGTGCAGTAATTGTGGGATTTATTTTATCCTTAGTATTTCCTGGAATTATGGCGCAATTTAGTCCTGATTGGGGATCATTTATAGGATTACTATTGGCCGGTTTTGTAGTGGGTATAATAGTTAAAGGGGGAGCATTTAATGGTTTCTGGAATGCTTCAGTAGCAGGAGCGTTTGGCGGATTATTAAGTGCCATATTGATAACTATTCTAGGTACAGTCGCTGCTGGACTTGCAGGTTTTGCAGTAGGTGCATTAAGTGGCTTAGTACTATTTATAGGTGCTCTAATACAGTACATGGTTTCCATGGGTATTGGAGGAGCTATTGGAGCGGCTATATCCAATTAA
- a CDS encoding radical SAM protein, with product MVRVKVNGNIVESQGLVKDALVSAGIKINKFLEEDEAESVFMPCDCGGCWSCAVKINGRLSLSCNTPLEDDMDIQTIKSPDKTLRVVSSLGAHTAGGVGTPYFLKKEKKPVEIVVFTHGCNLRCPQCQNSQVAFTDRGNLLEPQETSQILSGLEEGMGINTITFSGGESTLNPDWLLKTIDHLKKIKNKINIHVDTNGTILNPEYMDKLIKSGVNRLGIDLKGVNLPTFQLISGVEDPYLARKYLDNSWRAVEYLIKNYNMEYVIKSGDKYQLIKGVKNTNKPSLFLGIGIPYNKDLISKNEIIEMGMQIKKCDSKIQVCVLDYRPEFKRKDLIKPDWKEVMEIKNILNDVGLETVLVQSEKGYYGP from the coding sequence ATGGTAAGAGTAAAAGTAAATGGCAATATAGTAGAATCCCAGGGCCTGGTTAAAGATGCCCTAGTATCTGCCGGTATAAAAATAAATAAATTTCTAGAAGAAGATGAAGCAGAATCTGTTTTCATGCCCTGTGATTGTGGAGGGTGCTGGTCCTGTGCAGTTAAAATAAATGGCAGATTATCATTAAGTTGCAACACCCCCTTAGAAGATGACATGGATATACAAACCATTAAAAGTCCAGATAAGACCTTAAGGGTGGTTAGTAGCCTGGGAGCGCACACTGCCGGTGGGGTGGGAACTCCATATTTTCTAAAAAAGGAGAAAAAACCGGTGGAGATTGTAGTATTTACCCATGGCTGTAATCTTCGTTGTCCCCAGTGCCAGAATTCCCAGGTGGCCTTTACAGATAGAGGGAATCTCCTGGAACCTCAGGAAACCAGCCAAATTCTTTCAGGTTTAGAAGAGGGGATGGGAATTAATACCATAACCTTTTCTGGAGGAGAAAGTACTCTAAACCCCGACTGGCTTTTAAAAACCATAGATCACCTTAAAAAAATTAAAAATAAGATTAATATCCATGTAGATACTAATGGAACCATCTTAAATCCGGAATATATGGATAAGTTAATTAAATCCGGGGTTAATCGTCTGGGAATTGATTTAAAAGGAGTTAATCTTCCCACCTTCCAATTGATTAGTGGTGTGGAAGATCCTTATTTAGCCCGGAAATATCTGGATAATTCCTGGAGGGCAGTAGAGTACCTGATTAAAAATTATAATATGGAATATGTAATTAAATCAGGTGATAAATATCAGCTGATAAAAGGAGTTAAAAATACTAATAAACCCTCTCTATTTCTGGGAATTGGGATTCCCTATAATAAAGATTTGATTTCAAAAAATGAGATAATAGAGATGGGTATGCAGATAAAAAAGTGTGATTCTAAAATTCAGGTATGTGTTCTGGATTACCGGCCAGAGTTTAAAAGAAAAGATCTCATTAAACCCGATTGGAAGGAAGTGATGGAGATAAAAAATATTCTAAATGATGTGGGCCTGGAAACCGTGTTAGTTCAAAGTGAAAAAGGATACTATGGTCCTTGA
- a CDS encoding sulfite exporter TauE/SafE family protein — MDINTLILFLLAAYLSEVAGTLAGFGSSTLFMPLALFLVDFRIALVMVAVLHISGNLGRLGFFKKGLNYRMLLIFGVPSVILTVVGAFLVDYVNQDILKFSLGLFLIFYVIWSLYKSDFKISPTPLSTTMGGGLSGFLAGLIGTGGALRAAFLTGFGLKKEVYLATAAAIALGVDLTRLPIYLSQGFLPDELIILIPFLVVAAITGSYTGKKLLSRISAAGFRRVVLGALLLMGVYFVGQGFIM; from the coding sequence ATGGATATTAACACCCTGATATTATTTCTCCTGGCAGCGTACCTATCCGAAGTGGCAGGTACTCTGGCTGGTTTTGGATCCAGCACTCTATTTATGCCTCTGGCCCTTTTTTTGGTGGATTTTAGAATAGCCCTGGTAATGGTGGCGGTGCTGCATATTTCCGGAAATTTGGGAAGGCTTGGTTTTTTTAAAAAAGGCCTGAATTATAGGATGCTCCTAATTTTTGGAGTTCCCAGCGTGATATTAACCGTGGTAGGGGCCTTTTTAGTAGATTATGTTAATCAGGATATCTTAAAGTTCTCTTTAGGACTATTTTTAATTTTTTATGTGATATGGTCCCTTTATAAGAGTGATTTTAAAATTTCCCCTACCCCCTTAAGCACCACCATGGGGGGAGGTCTTTCTGGTTTTCTAGCTGGACTAATAGGTACCGGAGGGGCTCTAAGAGCGGCCTTTCTAACCGGTTTTGGCTTAAAAAAAGAAGTATATCTGGCCACTGCAGCGGCCATAGCCCTGGGGGTGGATTTAACCCGTTTACCCATTTATTTATCCCAGGGCTTTCTACCAGATGAATTAATTATTTTAATTCCTTTTTTAGTTGTGGCTGCCATTACTGGTTCTTATACCGGGAAAAAGCTACTTAGTAGAATATCTGCTGCAGGTTTTCGTAGAGTGGTTTTAGGGGCTCTTCTATTGATGGGGGTTTATTTTGTGGGGCAGGGATTTATTATGTAA
- a CDS encoding cryptochrome/photolyase family protein, translated as MKNRKEATLIFPHQLFREHPGLSQERKVYLIEEPLFFGDYHYQLNFHKKKLVLHRASLKYYQDLLEEQDYQVVYIDYPPHPDSEYLFSHLEKEKIDTLYWVDVVDWALEKRLKSYCKDKDINYIEMDSPAFLTTREEIHTYFASKKHYFLTSFYIWQRKRMNILMDKGKPAGGKWTYDKENRKKIPQGTKIPTIIQLKENKYVKEAKRYVDKKFPHNPGTTHGFNYPTTHQEAQKWFKDFVDHKLPFFGDYEDAIISDESFLFHSVISSSINNGLITPDEILKHILRAKNIPLNSLEGFIRQIIGWREFLRGVYIEDGVKERTTNFFQNKNKMNEKLYQGRTGLEPYDKVVQKVIKQGFTHHIERLMVLGNLMLLVELDPDEIYKWFMEMFIDSYDWVMVPNVYGMSQYADGGLITTKPYFTSSNYLLRMSDFSRGDWCKVWDGLFWCFVKKHQDLISKNPRLAVLKRNLKNRKKMIEHHKNARNFREKL; from the coding sequence ATGAAAAATAGAAAGGAAGCCACCCTGATTTTTCCCCATCAACTCTTCCGGGAACACCCGGGTCTCTCACAGGAGCGAAAGGTATACTTAATTGAGGAACCCCTATTTTTTGGCGATTATCACTACCAGTTAAATTTTCATAAGAAAAAACTGGTATTGCACCGGGCATCTTTGAAATACTACCAGGACTTGCTGGAAGAACAGGACTACCAGGTAGTGTATATTGATTATCCACCCCACCCGGATAGTGAATATCTTTTTTCCCATCTGGAAAAAGAAAAAATAGATACTCTTTATTGGGTTGATGTGGTGGACTGGGCACTGGAAAAACGTTTAAAAAGTTATTGCAAGGATAAAGATATTAACTACATTGAAATGGATAGTCCGGCCTTTTTAACCACCCGGGAAGAGATTCATACTTATTTTGCTTCTAAAAAACATTATTTTTTAACTTCCTTTTATATATGGCAGCGTAAACGGATGAATATTTTAATGGATAAGGGAAAACCAGCAGGTGGGAAATGGACCTATGATAAGGAAAACCGTAAAAAAATCCCCCAGGGGACAAAAATTCCCACTATCATCCAGTTAAAAGAGAATAAATATGTAAAAGAAGCTAAAAGGTATGTGGATAAGAAATTTCCCCATAACCCCGGGACCACCCATGGTTTTAATTATCCCACCACCCACCAGGAAGCCCAAAAATGGTTTAAGGATTTTGTGGACCATAAATTGCCCTTTTTCGGCGACTATGAGGACGCCATTATATCTGATGAATCCTTTTTATTCCACTCGGTTATATCTTCCAGTATAAATAACGGCCTTATAACACCTGATGAAATCTTAAAACACATTTTAAGGGCTAAAAACATTCCCCTTAATTCTTTAGAGGGATTTATTCGTCAGATTATAGGTTGGAGGGAATTTTTAAGGGGGGTGTATATTGAAGACGGAGTAAAAGAGAGAACTACCAACTTCTTTCAAAATAAAAATAAAATGAATGAAAAACTCTACCAGGGGCGTACTGGCCTGGAACCCTATGATAAGGTGGTTCAAAAAGTTATAAAACAGGGTTTCACCCACCATATTGAGAGACTAATGGTTCTGGGTAATCTCATGTTGCTGGTGGAATTAGACCCGGATGAAATATATAAATGGTTCATGGAGATGTTTATTGACTCCTATGACTGGGTGATGGTTCCTAATGTGTATGGCATGAGTCAGTATGCCGATGGGGGTCTTATTACCACTAAACCCTATTTTACTTCTTCTAATTATTTACTCCGGATGAGTGATTTCTCCCGGGGTGACTGGTGCAAAGTATGGGATGGTTTATTCTGGTGTTTTGTCAAAAAACATCAAGATTTAATTTCTAAAAATCCACGGCTGGCTGTTTTAAAAAGAAACCTGAAAAATAGAAAAAAAATGATAGAACATCATAAAAATGCCAGAAATTTCCGGGAAAAACTATAG
- a CDS encoding Rieske (2Fe-2S) protein, with the protein MDDFVTVAGVDDLESGELKKVVHEGKVLLLARVGDNYYCADNRCPHLGGDLSQGDLEGTIIKCPLHKSQFDLKDGKVIRWTNWSGIKLALSKIFRPPREMETYPLKIEEGKIMVQI; encoded by the coding sequence ATGGATGACTTTGTAACGGTGGCCGGAGTGGATGATTTAGAATCAGGAGAACTAAAAAAGGTGGTTCATGAGGGTAAGGTGTTACTTCTGGCCCGGGTAGGAGATAACTATTACTGTGCCGATAACCGCTGCCCCCACCTGGGTGGAGACCTATCCCAGGGAGATTTAGAAGGAACCATCATTAAATGCCCTTTACATAAAAGTCAGTTTGATTTAAAAGATGGAAAAGTAATCCGCTGGACCAACTGGTCTGGAATAAAACTGGCCCTTTCCAAAATATTCCGACCACCTCGAGAAATGGAAACCTACCCTCTAAAAATTGAAGAAGGTAAAATAATGGTTCAAATTTAA
- a CDS encoding DUF2283 domain-containing protein, with protein MKNQYQNPEDTLYIRIIGNYNYHESLKISEDLTVDFDSEKVPISIKLENASQVLEVNKKSLNHISVIRMEIISQPESIEFSGKIVLKIKDEDVEKTLEATADNKLNIPEIKNIFTTAGTY; from the coding sequence GTGAAAAATCAATATCAGAATCCTGAAGACACCCTCTACATACGTATCATAGGAAACTATAACTACCATGAATCCCTGAAAATTTCAGAAGATTTAACAGTTGATTTTGATTCTGAAAAAGTACCTATATCTATCAAATTAGAAAATGCATCCCAGGTACTTGAAGTTAATAAAAAATCATTAAACCATATTTCAGTTATCAGGATGGAAATAATTTCCCAACCAGAATCCATAGAATTTTCTGGAAAAATCGTTTTAAAAATTAAAGACGAAGATGTGGAAAAAACATTAGAGGCCACAGCCGATAACAAACTGAACATTCCAGAAATTAAAAACATTTTCACAACAGCAGGGACTTATTAA
- a CDS encoding PepSY domain-containing protein → MDRRIIIGVIIILLIIIGALGVLLLSEGPEEPLEENITINETAVVVNESGTETPQTNISAAEARRIAEGYSADVGFPGVAGTTTLFRWTEEFQREWVPEDKNRTWVWNVSMTYSTGSIREGSLYVDARTGEILMN, encoded by the coding sequence ATGGATAGACGCATAATAATTGGAGTAATAATAATTCTTCTGATTATAATAGGAGCTTTAGGAGTATTATTATTAAGTGAAGGGCCGGAAGAACCCTTAGAAGAAAATATAACCATTAATGAAACCGCTGTTGTAGTAAATGAAAGTGGAACTGAAACACCCCAGACCAATATTTCAGCAGCAGAGGCTCGTAGAATAGCTGAAGGATATTCGGCAGATGTTGGATTCCCCGGAGTAGCCGGAACTACCACTTTATTCCGCTGGACTGAAGAATTCCAGCGAGAATGGGTCCCGGAAGATAAAAACAGGACATGGGTATGGAATGTGTCCATGACTTATTCTACTGGCAGTATAAGAGAAGGTTCTCTCTATGTGGATGCCCGAACTGGAGAAATACTTATGAACTAA
- a CDS encoding MarR family winged helix-turn-helix transcriptional regulator, with amino-acid sequence MKNSEDIQSEYAGGERLEMEKYILVVLFLVQQRWGYVINKIFAEDGITTKQWLMLIIISQAFNNDPSMQEVANAMSTTHQNVKQLASRLEKRGFLTIKRDPENRRILRLKITPACQEYWEKRTRDHAQSISSLFQGLENEEIKQLFQIMGKMDKISTNLYEQAKE; translated from the coding sequence ATGAAAAATTCTGAAGATATCCAATCGGAATATGCCGGTGGAGAGCGACTGGAAATGGAAAAATATATACTGGTGGTTTTATTTCTGGTACAACAGCGCTGGGGTTATGTAATTAACAAAATATTTGCTGAAGATGGGATAACCACCAAACAGTGGCTGATGCTAATCATTATCAGTCAGGCATTTAATAACGATCCTTCCATGCAGGAAGTGGCCAATGCCATGAGCACCACCCATCAAAATGTAAAACAACTTGCATCCCGCCTGGAAAAAAGAGGATTTTTAACCATAAAACGGGATCCAGAAAACCGGCGTATATTAAGACTAAAAATAACACCAGCCTGCCAGGAGTACTGGGAAAAAAGAACCAGAGACCATGCCCAATCAATATCCTCCCTCTTCCAGGGACTGGAAAATGAGGAAATTAAACAATTATTCCAGATAATGGGCAAAATGGATAAGATATCCACTAACTTGTACGAGCAAGCTAAAGAGTAA
- a CDS encoding flavodoxin domain-containing protein codes for MKALIVYGSRYGSAEKISQEIGDVLRNEGVEVDLLDSRGLKKFDTSPYDLVVVGSGIKVGSWTKSALKFMENHQNDLRDKKVALFVSCTANRDEKLLKEAQEKYLDGVAEKYLINPPLATGLFGGVIDPDSKFGIMDKMILKMVKKDLESKGIDTTKPYDTRDWDQIHKWARELIKN; via the coding sequence ATGAAAGCATTAATTGTATATGGAAGTAGATATGGATCAGCTGAGAAAATTTCCCAGGAAATAGGAGATGTTTTAAGAAATGAAGGTGTGGAAGTGGATTTATTGGATTCCAGGGGACTTAAAAAATTTGATACCTCCCCTTATGATTTAGTGGTAGTGGGGAGCGGTATCAAGGTGGGTTCCTGGACTAAATCCGCATTAAAATTCATGGAAAACCATCAAAATGATTTAAGAGATAAAAAAGTAGCCCTATTTGTATCTTGCACCGCCAACCGGGACGAAAAACTCTTAAAAGAAGCTCAGGAAAAATATCTAGATGGAGTAGCGGAAAAATATCTAATAAACCCTCCCCTGGCCACCGGACTATTTGGAGGAGTTATTGATCCGGATAGTAAATTTGGCATAATGGATAAAATGATACTTAAAATGGTTAAAAAAGACCTGGAAAGTAAGGGTATTGATACCACCAAACCCTATGATACCCGGGACTGGGACCAGATACATAAATGGGCCCGGGAGTTGATAAAAAATTAA